The genomic stretch CCTGAGGAAAGGATGTTGGTACTATGATACGTCAAAGGTTTAGAGAAGAAAAAAGTAGTTTAGGAATTGTTCTTCGCCCTGTAGCAGAGGTGATTTTGGAAAGGGATAGCTTTGCCGTGGAGACACCAATGTATGTAGATTCAGGTGCTGATGTTTCAATGATACCATTTCGTTTTGGCAGAGCACTTGGGTTTAAGCAAGAAAAGGAAGATACCATTCAAGAAATTAAAGGTGTTTCAGGGGCAGGAGTTCCCTATATTCTCAAGGAGGTTACTTTGGTGTTGAATAGCAGAAGGTTGAAAATAAGGATAGCATGGGTATTATTAGAAGAAGTGCCGATGCTTATGGGAAGAATGGACATATTTGATAAATTTCGGGTGGTCTTTGATGAAAGAAATGCGTGGATTGATTTTGAGGAATGACGGCGGAACAGCGTATAACAGAGCGTATCTGGTTTCGTGCCTTCGGCACTCCGCCCAAATTCCTCGCTTCGCTCGGAACTTCAGATACGCTCAGCCGATAACCAAAATGTCGCTTCGCTCCATTTTGGTTATTGGGGTGCGGATGAGCGAAACGCTTCAGCAGATGTAATTCGAGGGAAATTTTTGAAAAAAGGAAGTTGCTCTGCGTCACTTCGGCTATCAGCGGCGGCGGGGAACCCATGAAGTGGGTCGCGCTTTGGGGTCGGGGCTGAAGTCAAAATGTCCCTTCGGGGCACTTCGCTCATCCGCATCCCGATAGGCGACATGCACTTAGAGGATATATCATAACAGTTAAATCCGATGAGAGATATGGGTGAAACTACAATGAAGCAGATTAATAACATCATCAGGGAGTTTAAAGTGAAAATTGAAAAACTCTATGGCAAAAGATTAAAGAATCTCCTCCTCTATGGTTCATGGGCGAGGGCAGAGGCTACAGATGATTCCGATATTGACCTAGCTGTGGTTTTCGATGGTGAGATTACACCAGGAAACGAAATAGATAGGATGATAGATATCATCATGGAGATAAATCTAAAATATGGTGTTCTAATATCAGTCTATCCTGTATCTGAAAGGGATTATTTTGCTTTGAAAAGTCCATTACTTATGAACATTCGAAGGGAAGGAGTGCCTGCATGAAAGAAGTAGCATCCCTCATAGAGAGACCAAAGAAATATCTTAAGAGTTCTAAGATGCTTATTGACGAGGGGGATTATGAATCATCGGTATCCAGAGCATACTATGCGATGTTTTTCTCGGCTGAGGCTATACTTCTCACGAAGAATTTATCATTTTCATCTCACGGGGGCGTGATATCTGCTTTCGGAGAATACTTCGTCAAAACTAATATTTTTCCGAGAGAGATGGGCAGAGCAATTAACAGAGCATTTGAGAAAAGGCAGTTAGGGGATTACGAGTAGACCTTTGTAATATCCAAGGAAGAAGCAGAGGAAATCCTTGAGAATAGCACACATTTCATAGAAAAGATAATCCAATATTTAAAAGAGGGTAAGTTCCTATGAAGCACATGTGCACGTCGCCTAACAGAGCGTATCTGGCTTCGTGCCTTTGGCACTCCGCCCAAATCCTGCTTCGCAAGACTTCAGAGACGCTCGGAGCGATAGCCAAAATGACGCAGAGCTCGAACCCCTTTGGGGTTCGCATTTTGGTTATCGGGATGCGGATGAGCGAAAGGCTTCAGCAGATATAGCTCAAGGGGAATTTTTGAAAAAGGGAAGTTGCTCTGCGTCACTTCGGCTATCAGCGGATGAACGGCTGAAGCCAAAATGCCCCTTTGGGGCACTTCGCTCATACGCATCCCGTTATATGAAATTGTTAGCCATCAAAAACAGGAGAAAATACGATGGAAGAAATAGAATTTGCATTTGCAGATTCTGTTGAAGTAGAAGCAATCGGAAGGTTGTTAAAGCGATGTGGCTTGCCTTACGAGGATATTGCCAATCACCTTCATCACTTCATGGTGGCAAAGACGGGTAATGATTTGATTGGAGTAATTGGACTTGAAGTGTACGAGAAGGTTGGGTTGCTGCGTTCCCTTGCCATAACAGACGATTATCGGGGCAGGGGTATTGCAAAAGCAGTCTACACAAGGATATTGGCGTATGCCCATTTACAAGGGATTGAAAGCCTCTACCTGCTGACGACCACAGCGGAAGGCTTTTTCTCAAAGATGGGCTTTACCAAAGTGGAAAGGAACAACATTCCTGAATCTATTCAAGCCACAAAGGAATTTCAGAACTTTTGTCCTTCCACTGCTGTCTGCATGACCAAGGGAATTGAAAAAGACGCCCGATATTATCCAAAAGAGGTTCTACGTCTTCAACCCGATGTTCTAGGAGCAAGAATGTGGGGCATTGCGCTGGAAAAGACAATGTTCACATACTTTGAGGTGGAGTCAAACTGTCGGTTTGAGATACACGCTCATGAAAGTGAGCAAATCACGATGGTTCTTGAGGGGGAACTGTTTTTTGAGGTAGAGGGAAGGATTGTCGGCGTTAAGAAAGGGGAGGTCATAGCAATTCCTTCAGCCCTTCCCCATGCGGTATTTACGCGGGAGCAATTCGTAAAAGCGGTTGATGCCTGGTCCCCTGTAATGGAAAAGTACAAAAAATAACGATGACTGGCAACTTCACATAACACGGTGTTTGTGGAAATCTACGCTTTCCCAAATCCCACCAAAGGCGAGACTTCACAAACACCGAGAACGTTATCTGCAATGCCGTGGTCCTAAAGATTTAGAAAGATAATACCAATTTCTCAAATAAAGAATTGATAAAGTAACCCTTTGAGAGGAGGATAAAAAAAGTGTTGCTTACTCACAGAGGAAAGATAATAGCAGAAGAGGAAAAAATTGCAGAAACATTAAGCTAGATTTGTGAGCATATTAAGAGTGAACATAGAAAGGGTAAAATCCCTTTGTTTATAATTGGCTCAGGGATATCAAGCTCTTTAAAAGATTCTTCTGGCAAACATCTTGGCAAAGGTATTCCTGATATAATACGAATGATAGAAAAACTTAAAGAGATATCATCTAATTATTCTTTACCAGAAGACCTTAATCAACTTTTTAAAACATGGGAAAGTTCAGAGGAAAGGAAGAGAGATAGGAGTATCGTTTCAAGAATTCTTATGTATTTTAAAGAGCCATCCTTGGAGGAATTGCGAAAGATTTGGAGCGAATTTATAGAGTGGTTACTCTATAAGTGTGTTGATGAAGAAAAAAATATAGGTATGATAGAAGCTAAACCTTCTATTGCCCATGAAAAGATTGCTGAGATGTATAAAAAGGCTGAGGATGGTGGAACTAATGCTATTTGCCTGACAATAAACTTTGATAGCCTTCTATACAAAGCTCTGAGTGCAAAATTTGATGAATTTGATGAAAAAGGAAAGATTAAGAAGAAAAATGCCTACACATACTTTGAGCCTGAAGGATGCGAAGAGTTTTTCAAAAGAATGGAACACCATAGTGCTGTGGCCGAAATCCAAGCAAGAGAGAATGTCTTTTGGGCGAAATGTAAATCCTCTCTTTGCAACTTGAGAAACAAATCAATTCCTCTTTTAATTTCTGTAAAATACGGCCTTGGGGGTGCCCCTACCAAATGTGAATGTGGAGGATCGAGGGATATATTAATCGCTTTCCCTGGGACATACGAAAAAGATAGAATAATGCAAGAGATGCTTGCTAAGATTTGGAGATACCTTGCCTATAGAATAAGTTGTGTGATTACAATTGGGTTAAGTGGAGCATGGGATCCAGTTCTCATAGCATTTCTCTCGGATCTCCTTGGAGAAAGAGGAATTCCCTTGATTGATGTCAACAAAAAACCAGAAGATTCATGCTTAGTAAAAGAGATTGTTGAAACTGGGGTTTTTGATGCAGTAAGCATCACACAACCTGCTGACAATTTTATGGAGGACTTTGTAAAGAAATATGGGAGTTATGATCTGTGATTCAGACAGTAGACTATAGACATCAGACTTCAGACTAAAACGGGCAGAAATTGCACAAGAATGAAGGCTTGGGAGAGCTACCTATACTTCTGTAGGTAAGGCTTAGGGAAAAATTCAGGGGGTGAGGTTTTGAGGAAGGCTTCTCGAATGCCACTAATTTCCTGCATAAATAGAGTCTATAGTCTTGTGTCTGATGTCCAGTGTCTGAATCACAGATCTTGATAATCCAGAGGTTATGAATTATATCTCGAAGGATGACAAGGAGATAACTTCATTTAATTTATATATGTTTACAGATACACCAATTTCTCTTGTCAATAAAGATGGTGTCAAGAAAGCAAATTTCCCTTTGCCTCCAGGAGAAATGTATATTTTACTACAGAAGATAATGTTAAAAGAGCATTAGAGCTTGGAGAAGGTGATATAAGAATCGGAACTCTTGATAAATCTTCTAATCCAGAGGTTAGAATTACACCTGATAGGCTTTTTCAGCCTCATATTTCAGTTTTAGGTAGAACAGGGTCTGGCAAATCTTATTTTGTTAAAGGATTGTCGAGGCATATTAAAGATAGAAATATTATCATTTTTTCACCCACTGATGAATACAATGAAGTTGGC from bacterium encodes the following:
- a CDS encoding HEPN domain-containing protein — protein: MKEVASLIERPKKYLKSSKMLIDEGDYESSVSRAYYAMFFSAEAILLTKNLSFSSHGGVISAFGEYFVKTNIFPREMGRAINRAFEKRQLGDYE
- a CDS encoding nucleotidyltransferase domain-containing protein: MKQINNIIREFKVKIEKLYGKRLKNLLLYGSWARAEATDDSDIDLAVVFDGEITPGNEIDRMIDIIMEINLKYGVLISVYPVSERDYFALKSPLLMNIRREGVPA
- the arsN2 gene encoding arsenic resistance N-acetyltransferase ArsN2, which translates into the protein MEEIEFAFADSVEVEAIGRLLKRCGLPYEDIANHLHHFMVAKTGNDLIGVIGLEVYEKVGLLRSLAITDDYRGRGIAKAVYTRILAYAHLQGIESLYLLTTTAEGFFSKMGFTKVERNNIPESIQATKEFQNFCPSTAVCMTKGIEKDARYYPKEVLRLQPDVLGARMWGIALEKTMFTYFEVESNCRFEIHAHESEQITMVLEGELFFEVEGRIVGVKKGEVIAIPSALPHAVFTREQFVKAVDAWSPVMEKYKK